The Crocosphaera sp. UHCC 0190 DNA window TCCATGAGTGAAAAACTGTTTAAAGCAGCAACGGTTCCGAAAAAGCTGTTTTTAGTCCCCAATGCTAATCATAATAATGTGGGGGTGATCGCCGGAGAAGACTATGAGCGTGTTGTGCAAGATTTCTATCAATTCGTTCTTCATAATCAGGGTCAATTAGATTTAGTTTATAACCAGAATTAGTTATAATATTGGGGTGCAGACTAGACACCCCATACTGTTATTATTTTCTTGTTTCTACTTTCTTATTCCCCAGTTTCAAGCAAGGGGAAACTGAAGGAGATGAGGGACGTTTAGAAGTAATTGCCACTTGGTTAGGCACAAACATAAAGGTCTTTTCACTAATCCAAAATGTCTGACCATCAATGGCACAAGTTCCACCAGCCATCCAATCTACCACACGCTGAGCTTGTTGGACACTCAACCTCTCTAAAATCAATATTACGACTCTTCTTTGCTGCAACAGTTGCAGAGCTTGGCGTGTTTCTTCTACAGACTCTATCGTTTTAATAACCACTTCGGACTGAGAATGTTGGTTAACAGACCAATCAAATTGAGGTATGCTGTTCATTGATTCAGAGTTCATATTGGTGAGTGAGAGTTACTAAATATGATTGTGTTTATCTTCCCTAACTAATCAGATAAATGGACTGCTAATAATCCTGATTAGTGCCTAATTCATGATTCTTAACTGGGTTTAATACATTCGTCTTTCCTAGGATATCTAAATTATCTAAATTGCGATGTATTATCAGTCACATTTTCCCTTGGTTTACTTGAATATTTTGGTTTTTTTGACTGATAAAATCTCAGAAATTATCCCACAGAAATACCTCTCAAATTATGGTAATTTGCGAAGGATAAAAGCGTGTAAATTTTAGGTCAAAAGAAAAATCATTAATCTTAAAACAGATTATAAAAATCAGAAAAACCTAGACTATGATCAGGTTATTTCTTAGATCTCATTTATTTTTGTTCAATTGGCCTCCTGTAAAACACCACTTTTTAACAGAAAAGAACCAGGGTTTTCGTAACGACACTTTCCTGACTCAACACATTTCATAGACGGTAACACACTTTTGTCGGTAAAATAATTAAATAAGTCTAAAGCTTATCCTTTCTTCTTATATCATAAAAAACTGTTAACGGGGAGGCAACTGCTGTCGCCACTGTTTGATCGACTGTTGTGTTTTTTCGTAAACCTGACTATCCTGGGGAACAAATTGAGCCGTTTTCAGAGCTAAGCTTAATTGTCCTTGTTTTGCCCTAGTTTGGGCTAATTGATAAATTTGTTGACTCAATTGTTCAATCAACTTTTGCGCGGTATTATAGCCAGGTTCTCCCATTTTTAGATATTTTAAAGTCGTAATTGCCCGATTATAAGAAGATGCTTGGTTTGGCTTCACTAAGGCTAAAGCTGCCTCAATTAAGACTTGATTATCCGCTTGTTGTTGACTCAAGGTTTGCCAACGTTTAATCGACTGCTGGGCTGATAAATAAAGGGTTTGATGCTCATTAGGCACTAATTGCGCGGCAGCGATCGCGCCCCCAAAATCTCCCTGAGTCGCTCTTCCTTGGGCAATATCGAGAATTAATTGACTCCAACGGGCAATATTTCGTCTTGCGTCCCCATATAAAGGCGTATGGGGCTGAATTTGACGGGCAAATTGAATAGACTCATTTAAGCGCGAAGCTTGATATAGACTTAAGGGGATTTTGGCATAGTCTAAAACAAGTTGATTTTTCTCGATTTTCTCCTGATTAGCCAAATCTAGCTGTTGTCTGATTTTTCCGGGTATCAGCCAGAATAACCCGATTAAAACGAGCATTACCCCTCCCCACCCCAACCATTGGGGCAAGCCTTTGATTTTAGTTAAGATTGCCTGTTTTTTGACGGTGGGGGTTACTATTTGCTGATTATCACCTTGGGTTGTATTGCCCTTGCTTTGTTGTCTGGGTAAGGAAAACTTAAACTGAGTTTGAATCGGTGATTTTGGTAAAATCGGTAAGTTTAGGGTTGTGATAGGTTGATTAACCGTTGTTTGGTGCAAATTTTGTTGTAAAGTAACGGTTAAGGCTTGATAATCAGTTTTTTCTTGGGGTTGGGGTTGGGGTAACAAAGGTTGACGACTGGCGGTTAAACTGGGGCTAATAATGATGGGGAGTGCAATAGTCGGAAAATTAGCCCGATGAATAGGGTTTAAGCGTTCTTGTAGATAAGCATCTAACTTAGTCAGGGTGAGATGATGACCATAGTAACGCAAGGCTTCAATTAAAGCCGTCATAAAGATGCCTTTTTCTGCACTGATGGTTTGATAGACAGGGGAACGACAGGAAAAAATCAAAGAAATGCCCTTTTGTTGGGCTAATTCTAGGGTTATTTGTCCTAACTTGCCATCTTTAAACGGATTTTGTAGATCTAAGATCACTAATAATTGTTCACTACTGGCGTTTAATTTTTCAAACAGCGATCGCATTTTAATCCCTGTTTGGGGGATGGTTTGGGGGTTACTATCAATAGGCAATAAATAGTCTTCTCCTTGATAATTAACCCCATATCCTTGAAAAAAGAACCAACAATGTTTAACTTTTAGGGGACTATCATTAAGCCATTCCAGTATATTTTCTCGGTTGGGATAGGTTGAGCGTTTTCCTGGAGAGGGGGAAGTATCCGTTAATAAGAGTAATTGACGGGAGGGGAGTTTCGCTTCTTGGAAAAAATAGCAATAGAGAGCTTGTGCGTTATTCTCTGGGCCTTTTAGGGGTTGCCAATGGAAATATTCTTCAATTCCCATCGTGATAGCGCGAAAATTTTCCATAATGGCTGTTTTCTCCTCTTATATCCCAACGCCATTGTTGATGATTTGACGCTATTGTATTGTCGGTTCGGGGATGTTCTCTATTCAGCAGACTGTTGATGGATAGATACCGTTCCCATTTTTTTCTTATGTTATTTAGGGAATTTTCCTTCACCAAAATTTAGTGAGAAGACTTACAATAGAAAGGTTGTCTATATTCGAGCATCAGTCCGATGGCAGTTCCTAAGAAGAAAACTTCTAGTACCAAACGCGATCAACGTAAAGCGCATTGGAAGCGCACCGCAGCTTTAGAAGCTAAAAAAGCCCTATCCTTGGGTAAGTCTGTCATGACAGAACGTTCTAACAGCTTTGTCTATCCTAAAGATGAAGAGGAAGAAAACGACGAGGAATAAGTTAGGGTTAGGGTATAAGGGGGGGCGCGTCTCTAGATGATTTTGTGCGCCTCATACCTTTTTTTGCCGATACAAATTACGATTAGTTATGGAGGTTAGCGGACTTGAACCGCTGACATCCTGCTTGCAAAGCAGGCGCTCTACCAACTGAGCTAAACCCCCAGAAATTTACTCACTCTTACCATTATACACAGAGTCATCTGAAATAAGCAAGAATTTTTCTGAAAATTTTCCTATGCCCTATACTGTCGCCACTTTTTACAAGTTCGTCCCCTTAGCGGACTTTGCCCAAAAACAGGCTTCTTTACTAGCCTATTGCCAAAATCACCAAATAAAAGGCACAATCTTGTTATCCCAAGAGGGCATTAACGGGACGATCGCCGGAACTTCTGATGATATTGAAGCAGTTATTAACTATTTGTGCAATGATGTCCGTTTCGCTGACTTAGAGGTTAAATATTCTTCTGCTCAACAGCTTCCTTTTGAACGGATAAAAGTGCGTTTAAAAAAGGAAATTGTTACCTTGGGAATGCCAGAAATTGATCCCAGTCAACAGGTAGGAACTTATGTTAATGCCAAAGAGTGGAATCAGTTAATTAGTGATGATGAAACTATGGTCATTGATACTCGTAATACTTATGAG harbors:
- a CDS encoding cell division protein SepF — translated: MNSESMNSIPQFDWSVNQHSQSEVVIKTIESVEETRQALQLLQQRRVVILILERLSVQQAQRVVDWMAGGTCAIDGQTFWISEKTFMFVPNQVAITSKRPSSPSVSPCLKLGNKKVETRK
- the rpmF gene encoding 50S ribosomal protein L32; the protein is MAVPKKKTSSTKRDQRKAHWKRTAALEAKKALSLGKSVMTERSNSFVYPKDEEEENDEE
- a CDS encoding caspase family protein, producing the protein MENFRAITMGIEEYFHWQPLKGPENNAQALYCYFFQEAKLPSRQLLLLTDTSPSPGKRSTYPNRENILEWLNDSPLKVKHCWFFFQGYGVNYQGEDYLLPIDSNPQTIPQTGIKMRSLFEKLNASSEQLLVILDLQNPFKDGKLGQITLELAQQKGISLIFSCRSPVYQTISAEKGIFMTALIEALRYYGHHLTLTKLDAYLQERLNPIHRANFPTIALPIIISPSLTASRQPLLPQPQPQEKTDYQALTVTLQQNLHQTTVNQPITTLNLPILPKSPIQTQFKFSLPRQQSKGNTTQGDNQQIVTPTVKKQAILTKIKGLPQWLGWGGVMLVLIGLFWLIPGKIRQQLDLANQEKIEKNQLVLDYAKIPLSLYQASRLNESIQFARQIQPHTPLYGDARRNIARWSQLILDIAQGRATQGDFGGAIAAAQLVPNEHQTLYLSAQQSIKRWQTLSQQQADNQVLIEAALALVKPNQASSYNRAITTLKYLKMGEPGYNTAQKLIEQLSQQIYQLAQTRAKQGQLSLALKTAQFVPQDSQVYEKTQQSIKQWRQQLPPR